The Elaeis guineensis isolate ETL-2024a chromosome 13, EG11, whole genome shotgun sequence genome includes a region encoding these proteins:
- the LOC105056875 gene encoding cyclin-T1-3, with protein sequence MAGFYPAESLHHGAVKSGSYSSSYDKREESDRFGSGWYFSRKEIEENSPSRRDGIDLKKETYLRKSYCTFLQDLGMRLKVPQVTIATAIVFCHRFFLRQSHAKNDRRTIATVCMFLAGKVEETPRPLKDVILVSYEIMHKKDPSAVQKIKQKEVYEQQKEFILLGERVVLATLGFDLNVHHPYKPLVEAIKRFKVAQNALAQVAWNFVNDGLRTSLCLQFMPHHVAAGAIFLAAKFLKVKLPSDGEKVWWQEFDVTPRQLEDVSNQMLELYEQNRGQPSHANEVERSTGGGTNQHAPATSTVSESSVSVNGPAQDAGGVNFKRAGQPQPPARSVGSQSHVDNYRAGFQSTQKSNDNWSADSKSMIWDHNMDTEDKDCSHHEMEKVSGCRESTTEASRYRRATFDRPLGDAATGEKGKTMETKEWKDERSFATSSSTGGQNFKYGETAKGYCPPDAITKIDKDKVKAALEKTRKVRNDAAKKTDIMDEDDLIERELENGIELVVEDEKIKQDRRPAWPNPLNKKEIDNEHTEQVGSKDTRNFRASEHQASQEESKFRSTSEDKTDVGCGFEPDQAYAEEGELSSLDEHEFPSPKVYGSNGKVTNTRYPLREVSGTGRLDGVKRKRDGYEGPPPNLVSEKDMGMGRHSESVQRYGSFHPSREATGTGCSEYTDRDHRRYKY encoded by the exons ATGGCTGGCTTCTATCCTGCGGAGTCATTACATCATGGAGCAGTGAAAAGTGGATCATACAGTAGTTCTTACGATAAGCGGGAGGAATCTGATCGTTTTGGGTCTGGATGGTATTTCTCACGCAAGGAAATTGAAGAGAATTCTCCATCTAGGAGAGATGGCATCGATCTGAAGAAAGAGACATATCTTAGGAAGTCATATTGTACATTTTTGCAGGATTTAGGCATGAGACTTAAAGT TCCTCAGGTGACAATAGCGACTGCAATAGTATTTTGTCACCGCTTTTTCCTTCGCCAATCTCATGCAAAGAATGACAGGAGG ACCATTGCGACGGTCTGCATGTTTCTTGCGGGAAAGGTTGAAGAAACCCCTCGCCCACTGAAGGATGTCATACTTGTTTCATATGAAATTATGCATAAAAAGGACCCTTCAGCTGTCCAGAAAATCAAGCAGAAG GAAGTATATGAACAGCAGAAGGAGTTCATTTTATTAGGGGAACGGGTCGTTCTTGCCACACTTGGTTTTGATCTGAATGTGCACCATCCTTATAAACCCCTCGTTGAAGCAATTAAAAGATTCAAAGTGGCACAGAATGCTCTTGCTCAAGTTGCATGGAAttttgtgaatgatgg GCTGCGAACATCACTCTGCCTGCAATTTATGCCCCATCATGTAGCAGCTGGTGCAATCTTTCTAGCTGCTAAGTTTCTTAAAGTGAAGCTGCCATCTGATGGTGAGAAGGTCTGGTGGCAAGAATTTGATGTCACCCCACGGCAGTTGGAAG ATGTTAGCAATCAGATGTTGGAGCTCTATGAGCAAAATCGTGGGCAACCTTCTCATGCCAATGAAGTAGAAAGAAGCACGGGTGGTGGGACTAACCAGCATGCACCAGCAACCTCAACTGTTAGTGAGAGCTCAGTATCAGTAAATGGGCCGGCTCAAGATGCGGGGGGTGTTAATTTCAAGCGAGCTGGACAACCTCAACCACCTGCTAGGTCTGTGGGGTCCCAGTCACATGTTGATAATTATCGTGCTGGGTTTCAGAGTACACAAAAAAGTAATGACAATTGGAGTGCGGACAGTAAAAGCATGATATGGGACCACAACATGGACACCGAAGACAAGGATTGCTCTCATCATGAAATGGAGAAGGTTTCTGGCTGCAGGGAAAGCACTACAGAAGCTTCAAGATATCGCAGGGCCACATTTGATCGACCTTTGGGAGATGCAGCAACAGGTGAAAAAGGTAAAACAATGGAGACAAAGGAATGGAAGGATGAGAGATCATTTGCAACGTCCAGCAGCACTGGTGGACAGAATTTCAAGTATGGTGAAACTGCTAAAGGGTACTGCCCACCGGATGCGATCACGAAGATTGACAAGGACAAAGTTAAAGCTGCTTTGGAGAAGACCCGCAAGGTCCGAAATGATGCAGCTAAGAAGACTGACATAATGGATGAAGATGATCTTATTGAAAGGGAGCTTGAAAATGGAATTGAGTTGGTGGTTGAGGATGAGAAAATAAAGCAGGATAGAAGACCTGCCTGGCCCAATCCCCTGAACAAGAAAGAAATTGATAATGAGCACACAGAGCAAGTTGGGAGCAAAGATACGAGAAATTTTAGGGCCTCAGAACATCAAGCTTCACAAGAAGAGAGTAAGTTTAGATCTACTTCTGAAGATAAAACTGACGTCGGTTGTGGTTTTGAACCAGACCAGGCATATGCAGAGGAAGGAGAATTATCTTCTCTTGATGAGCATGAATTCCCTTCTCCAAAGGTGTACGGTAGCAATGGGAAAGTTACAAACACAAGATACCCCTTGAGAGAGGTTTCTGGGACAGGACGGTTGGATGGTGTGAAAAGGAAACGAGATGGTTATGAAGGTCCTCCTCCAAATCTGGTCAGTGAGAAAGACATGGGCATGGGAAGACACTCGGAGAGTGTGCAGCGTTATGGGAGTTTCCACCCATCACGAGAGGCAACTGGAACAGGATGTTCAGAGTATACAGATAGGGATCATAGACGTTATAAATACTAG